One genomic region from Pseudochaenichthys georgianus chromosome 15, fPseGeo1.2, whole genome shotgun sequence encodes:
- the LOC117460191 gene encoding glutathione S-transferase omega-1-like gives MSTEKSFVKGSAAPGPVPDDKIRLYSMRFCPFAQRTRLVLAAKGIKHETMNINLKDKPEWFLKKNPLGLVPTLENPSGEVVYESPITCEYLEEVYPEKKLLPPSPFGKAQQKMMLEHFSKVVPYFYKIPMGRKNGEDVSALEGELKEKFARLNEDLVNKKTGFFGGDSITLIDYMMWPWFERLELMELKHCLGGTPELKKWTERMSEDTAVKACMHSAETYKAFYKSYQEGKPDYDYGL, from the exons ATGTCTACTGAAAAGAGTTTCGTCAAAG GAAGTGCTGCACCTGGTCCAGTCCCGGATGACAAAATCAGACTTTACAGCATGAGATTCTGCCCTTTCGCCCAAAGGACCAGATTAGTGCTGGCTGCCAAAGGGATCaa GCATGAGACCATGAACATCAACCTGAAGGACAAACCTGAGTGGTTTCTTAAAAAGAATCCTCTCGGGCTAGTCCCAACCCTGGAGAACCCCTCTGGGGAGGTGGTATATGAGTCTCCCATCACCTGTGAGTACCTGGAGGAAGTTTACCCTGAGAAGAAGCTGCTTCCTCCCTCTCCTTTTGGTAAAGCCCAACAGAAGATGATGCTGGAGCATTTTTCCAAG GTAGTACCTTACTTCTACAAGATCCCAATGGGGAGAAAGAATGGCGAGGATGTCTCAGCACTGGAAGGAGAACTGAAAGAGAAGTTTGCCAGATTAAATGAG GACCTAGTTAACAAGAAGACTGGGTTCTTTGGTGGTGACTCCATCACATTGATCGACTACATGATGTGGCCGTGGTTTGAGAGGCTGGAGCTTATGGAACTCAAACA CTGCCTTGGTGGCACACCTGAGTTGAAGAAGTGGACAGAGCGCATGTCAGAGGACACGGCGGTCAAAGCCTGCATGCACAGTGCAGAAACCTACAAGGCCTTCTACAAGTCTTACCAGGAGGGGAAGCCCGACTATGACTACGGCCTGTAG